In the genome of Mugil cephalus isolate CIBA_MC_2020 chromosome 21, CIBA_Mcephalus_1.1, whole genome shotgun sequence, one region contains:
- the LOC124998871 gene encoding LOW QUALITY PROTEIN: NLR family CARD domain-containing protein 3-like (The sequence of the model RefSeq protein was modified relative to this genomic sequence to represent the inferred CDS: inserted 1 base in 1 codon) produces the protein MDQSEDTQEGVPPSKTTLRGDHENQIRARRAIRKRPDSTVPSCVSMKSDWSMTRPIMFADGHQTVHEGVNQQSSEILSDQSVPQQQTHLESILMLLEENMVSFMKNELKKIKKVLSPDYPERSENQREDKEVLEGDDEEQRRSSRDLFVKMTVNFLRRMKQEELADCLQSRTVAAECGGKVKSSLKEKFQCVFEGIAKAGNSALLNEIYTELYITEGGTAEVNDEHEVRQIETASRKPHRPETSIRQEDIFKASPGRHGPIRRVMTKGVAGIGKTVLTQKFTLDWAEDKANQDILFIFPLTFRELNVVKERKFSLVELVHHFFTETKEAGICSFEDFQVVFIFDGLDECRLPLDFHNTEILTDVTESTSVDVLLTNLIXGKLLPSARLWITTRPAAANQIPPECVDMVTEVRGFTDPQKEEYFRKRFRDEEQASSIISHIKTSRSLHIMCHIPVFCWITATVLEDALEIREGGELPKTLTEMYIHFLVVQAKVKKVKYDGGAETDPHWSPESRKMIESLGNLAFDQLQKGNLIFYESDLTECGIDIRAASVYSGVFTQIFKEERGLYQDKVFCFVHLSVQEFLAALHVHLTFINSGVNLTEEQPATSQKSKVFRNKPKLTHLHQSAVDKSLQSPNGHLDLFLRFLLGLSLQTNQTLLRGLLTQTGSSSQTNQKTVQYIKKKIKKNVFAERSINLFHCLNELNDGSLVEEIQQSLRSGSLSTDKLSPAQWSALVFILLSSGEDLDEFDLKKYSASEEALLRLLPVVKASNKALLSSCNLSERSCEALSSVLSSPSSSLRELDLSNNNLQDSGVKLLCAGLESPHCKLETLSLSGCLITEEGCSSLASALSSNPSHLRELDLSNNNLQDSGVKLLCAGLESPQCKLETLSLSFCLITEEGCSSLASALSSNPSHLRELDLSYNHPGDKGVKLLSAGLKDPLWRLDTLRMDHGGEQRLKPDVRKYFCELEVDTNSVGRKLKLSDNNRKVTHVMKEEQSYPDHPDRFDYCYQLLCINVVTGRCYWEVEWRGDVDISVSYRGIRRKGDMKDCLFGFNDQSWSLSCSDHGFSVRNNNRSTLISSSVSNRVSVYVDCPAGTLSFYRVSSDKLIHLHTFKTTFTQPLYPGFGVCSPGSSVSLCSLEEGESLK, from the exons AGTtaaccagcagagctcagagattctcagtgatcagtctgtCCCTCAGCAACAAACACATCTAGAATCCATATTGATG ctgctggaggagaacatggtcagttttatgaagaacgagctgaagaagatcaaGAAGGttctgagtccagattacccagaacgCTCAGAGAATCAGAGGGAGGATAAGGAAGTGTTGGAGGGTGatgatgaagagcagaggaggagcagcagagatttatttgtgaagatgacagtgaacttcctgaggagaatgaagcaggaggagctggctgactgtctgcagagca GAACTGttgctgcagagtgtggaggtaaagttaaatctagtctgaaggagaagttccagtgtgtgtttgaggggattgctaaagctggaaactcagcccttctgaatgagatctacacagagctctacatcacagaaggagggactgcagaggtcaatgatgaacatgaggtcagacagattgaaacagcatccaggaaaccacacagaccagaaacaagcatcagacaagaagacatctttaaagcctcacctggaagacatggaccaatcagaagagtgatgacaaagggagtggctggcattgggaaaacagtcttaacacagaagttcactctggactgggctgaagacaaagccaaccaggacatcctcttcatatttccattgactttcagagagctgaatgtggtgaaagagagaaagttcagcttggtggaacttgttcatcacttcttcactgaaaccaaagaagcaggaatctgcagctttgaagacttccaggttgtgttcatctttgacggtctggatgagtgtcgacttcctctggacttccacaacactgagatcctgactgatgttacagagtccacctcagtggatgtgctgctgacaaacctca aggggaaactgcttccctctgctcgcctctggataaccacacgacctgcagcagccaatcagatccctcctgagtgtgttgacatggtgacagaggtcagagggttcactgacccccagaaggaggagtacttcaggaagaggttcagagatgaggagcaggccagcagcatcatctcccacatcaagacatcacgaagcctccacatcatgtgtcacatcccagtcttctgctggatcactgctacagttctggaagATGCATTGGAAatcagagagggaggagagctgcccaagaccctgaccgagatgtacatccacttcctggtggttcaggccaaagtcaagaaggtcaagtatgatggaggagctgagacagatccacactggagtccagagagcaggaagatgattgagtctctgggaaacctggcttttgatcagctgcagaaaggaaacctgatcttctatgaatcagacctgacagagtgtggcatcgatatcagagccgcctcagtgtactcaggagtgtttacacagatctttaaagaggagagaggcctgtaccaggacaaggtgttctgctttgtccatctgagcgttcaggagtttttggctgctcttcatgttcatctgaccttcatcaactctggtGTCAACCTGACGGAAGAACAACCAGCTACAAGTCAGAAGTCTAAAGTCTTTAGAAACAAACCTAAACTAACACatctccatcagagtgctgtggatAAgtccttacagagtccaaatggacacctggacttgttcctccgcttcctcctgggtctttcactgcagactaatcagactctcctacggggcttgctgacacagacaggaagtagctcacagaccaatcagaaaacagttcagtacatcaagaagaagatcaagAAGAATGTGTTTGCAGAAAGAAGCATCAacctgttccactgtctgaatgaactgaatgatggttctctagtggaggagatccaacagtccctgagatcaggaagtctctccacagataaactgtctcctgctcagtggtcagctctggtcttcatcttactgtcatcaggagaagatctggatgagtttgacctgaagaaatactctgcttcagaggaggctcttctgaggctgctgccagtggtcaaagcctccaacaaagctct gctgagcagttgtaacctctcagagagaagctgtgaagctctgtcctcagttctcagctccccgtcctccagtctgagagagctggacctgagtaacaacaacctgcaggattcaggagtgaagctgctgtgtgctggactggagagtcctcactgtaaactggaaactctTAG tctgtcaggttgtctgatcacagaggaaggatgttcttctctggcctcagctctgagctccaacccctcccatctgagagagctggacctgagtaacaacaacctgcaggattcaggagtgaagctgctgtgtgctggactggagagtcctcaatgtaaactggaaactctcag TCTGTCATTTTGTCTGATCACGGAGGAAGGATGTTCTTCTCTtgcctcagctctgagctccaacccctcccatctgagagagctggacctgagctacaaccatccaggagacaagggagtgaagctgctgtctgctggactgaagGATCCACTCTGGAGACTTGACACTCTCAG GATGGACCATGGTGGAGAGCAGAGGTTAAAGCCTGATGTCAGGAAGT atttCTGTGAACTTGAAGTCGACACAAACTCAGTTGGTAGAAAACTCAAACTAtctgacaacaacaggaaggtgACACATGTAATGAAGGAGGAGCAGTCatatcctgatcatccagacagatttgACTACTGTTATCAGCTGCTGTGTATAAATGTTGTGACTGGTCGATGTTACTGGGAAGTTGAGTGGAGAGGAGATGTTGATATATCAGTGAGTTACAGAGGAATCAGAAGGAAAGGAGACATGAAGGACTGTTTGTTTGGATTCAATGATCAGTCCTGGAGTCTGAGCTGCTCTGATCATGGTTTCTCTGTTCGTAACAATAACAGATCAAcactcatctcctcctctgtctctaaCAGAGTATCAGTGTATGTGGACTGTCCTGCTGgaactctgtccttctacagagtCTCCTCTGACAAACtgatccacctccacaccttcaaAACCACATTCACTCAACCTCTCTATCCTGGATTTGGGGTCTGCTCTCCTggttcctcagtgtctctgtgttctctggaggaaggagagtCTCTGAAGTGA